The Parcubacteria group bacterium ADurb.Bin159 DNA segment AAGACTACGGCCCTGTTTTCTCCCTTCTACGCCAGTAGTGTCATAAGCACCTCGCACAATATGATAACGAACACCAGGCAAATCCTTAACCCTGCCCGCTCTTACTAAAACAACTGAGTATTCCTGAAGATTATGCCCAATCCCGGGAATATAAGCGGTCACCTCTATACCATTAGAAAGCCGCACTCGAGCAATTTTGCGAAGAGCTGAATTCGGCTTCTTGGGAGTCATTGTGGTCACTTTAAGACAAACTCCTTTTAGAAACGGATTTCCTTTAGGAAGAATTTTCCTTTGTCTTTTGGCTGGATTGTAGATCAAACGCAAAACTGTCCCTTTTTTGCTTTTTATTTTTTTCCCTCTTCCTTTTTTATGAACTAATTGATTAATAGTAGGCATTATATAATATTTCAAATGTCAAAATTTTAAATAATTTTTTTTATGTGGTAAAATTATAAGATTTTTATTTTTTATACCAATTCTATAAAATTTGTCAAGTAATTTATTAAATAATAATTCCAAAAATATGACTAATAAAATTAGTCACCCATAAAAAAAGTTGGTCAAGTAAA contains these protein-coding regions:
- the rpsL gene encoding 30S ribosomal protein S12 encodes the protein MPTINQLVHKKGRGKKIKSKKGTVLRLIYNPAKRQRKILPKGNPFLKGVCLKVTTMTPKKPNSALRKIARVRLSNGIEVTAYIPGIGHNLQEYSVVLVRAGRVKDLPGVRYHIVRGAYDTTGVEGRKQGRSLYGVKKEKEGRTKRSPKEEAVV